One genomic region from Pseudoduganella lutea encodes:
- a CDS encoding dynamin family protein — MMRDLEQYSAWRQGVAAALQAYRDGAQAADLLDAATAQRIARTLARLADDKLSVAFVAEFSRGKSELINAIFFADYGQRILPSAAGRTTMCPTELLYDPAQPASIRLLPIETRATNLSTSDYRDDPRAWTVLPLEVASATAMHEAFRQVSETRAVPVNEAHRYGLYDPDDPDLAATVNDAGMVEISRWRHAIINFPHPLLKQGLVILDTPGLNAIGTEPELTLNLIPHAHAVLFILAADTGVTKSDIEVWREHIGAGAGRMVVLNKIDGMWDPLRSEAEVDGEIARQCAHAAQLLAVDERQVFPVSAHKALVAKITGDAALAERSRIGRLEQALFEELIPAKKDIVRKRLAEDLGALNGAQGAMLAARQRGIAEQLHELTSLRGKNQNVIAHMMRRVEAEKKEFDASLFRMQAARTAFTRLSTELYGTLGMDVLRDHVVHVREAMARSHWSAGLRESVRVFFDSVQAELEESDRKAIEIRTTMDTVYRQFAAEHGVALPPPPPFGLAKYRAQVSDIEAIYQRQFGAAALLTTSRTVLMERFFDTIASQVKRCFKAANAECESWLKVIMAPLEAQIRQHREQLKARQASIGRIHDAADTLEQKIEAFGRMQATLEQQKDRLAALAGAIELAIDNEPASPIATTATVANA, encoded by the coding sequence ATGATGCGCGACCTCGAACAGTACAGTGCCTGGCGCCAGGGCGTGGCGGCGGCGCTGCAGGCTTACCGCGACGGCGCGCAGGCGGCGGACCTGCTCGATGCGGCCACCGCCCAGCGCATCGCCCGCACGCTGGCGCGGCTGGCGGACGACAAGCTGTCGGTCGCGTTCGTGGCCGAGTTCTCGCGCGGGAAATCGGAGCTGATCAACGCGATCTTCTTTGCCGATTATGGGCAGCGCATCCTGCCCTCGGCGGCCGGCCGCACCACGATGTGCCCGACCGAGCTGCTGTACGATCCGGCGCAGCCGGCCTCGATCCGCCTGCTGCCGATCGAAACGCGCGCCACCAATCTTTCCACCAGCGACTACCGCGACGACCCGCGCGCCTGGACGGTGCTGCCGCTGGAGGTGGCATCGGCCACCGCCATGCACGAGGCATTCCGCCAGGTGAGCGAGACCCGCGCCGTGCCGGTGAACGAAGCGCACCGCTATGGCCTGTACGACCCGGACGATCCCGACCTCGCCGCCACCGTCAACGACGCGGGCATGGTCGAAATTTCACGCTGGCGCCATGCGATCATCAATTTCCCGCACCCGCTGCTGAAGCAGGGCCTGGTGATCCTCGATACGCCGGGCCTGAACGCGATCGGCACCGAGCCGGAACTGACGCTGAACCTGATCCCCCACGCCCACGCGGTGCTGTTCATCCTGGCGGCCGATACGGGCGTGACGAAAAGCGATATCGAAGTCTGGCGCGAGCACATCGGCGCCGGCGCGGGCCGCATGGTGGTGCTGAACAAGATCGACGGCATGTGGGACCCGCTGCGCTCGGAAGCGGAAGTGGATGGCGAGATCGCCCGCCAGTGCGCGCACGCGGCGCAACTGCTCGCCGTCGACGAGCGGCAGGTGTTCCCGGTTTCCGCGCACAAGGCGCTCGTGGCGAAGATCACGGGCGACGCCGCGCTGGCCGAACGCAGCCGCATCGGCCGGCTCGAGCAGGCGCTGTTCGAGGAACTGATCCCGGCGAAGAAGGACATCGTGCGCAAGCGCCTGGCCGAGGACCTGGGCGCGCTCAATGGCGCGCAGGGCGCCATGCTGGCGGCAAGGCAGCGCGGCATCGCCGAACAGCTCCATGAGCTGACTAGCCTGCGCGGCAAGAACCAGAACGTGATCGCCCACATGATGCGCCGGGTCGAGGCCGAGAAAAAGGAATTCGACGCCAGCCTGTTCCGCATGCAGGCGGCGCGCACCGCGTTCACCCGCCTGTCGACGGAGCTGTACGGCACGCTGGGCATGGACGTGCTGCGCGACCATGTGGTCCACGTGCGCGAAGCGATGGCGCGCAGCCACTGGTCGGCCGGCCTGCGCGAGTCGGTGCGCGTGTTCTTCGACAGCGTGCAGGCGGAGCTGGAAGAATCGGACCGCAAGGCCATCGAGATCCGCACGACGATGGATACCGTGTACCGCCAGTTCGCCGCCGAGCATGGCGTGGCGCTGCCGCCGCCGCCACCCTTCGGGCTGGCCAAGTACCGCGCGCAGGTCTCGGATATCGAAGCGATCTACCAGCGGCAGTTCGGTGCCGCGGCGCTGCTGACCACCAGCCGCACCGTGCTGATGGAGCGTTTCTTCGACACGATCGCGTCGCAGGTCAAGCGCTGCTTCAAGGCGGCCAACGCGGAGTGCGAGAGCTGGCTGAAGGTGATCATGGCGCCGCTGGAAGCGCAGATCCGCCAGCACCGCGAGCAGTTGAAGGCCCGGCAGGCATCGATCGGGCGCATCCACGACGCGGCCGACACGCTGGAACAGAAGATCGAGGCGTTCGGGCGCATGCAGGCCACGCTCGAACAGCAGAAGGACCGGCTGGCGGCGCTGGCCGGGGCGATCGAGCTCGCCATCGACAACGAACCTGCCTCGCCCATCGCCACGACGGCGACTGTGGCCAATGCATGA
- the mutY gene encoding A/G-specific adenine glycosylase, with protein sequence MHDAHTGKNDLQYEDPTFSAALIAWQQQHGRHTLPWQNTRDAYRIWLSEIMLQQTQVAAVLGYYARFLERFPTVHDLAAAPVEDVMAQWSGLGYYTRARNLHKCAQRVVAEYGGVFPADPALLAELPGIGRSTAAAIAAFSGGARAAIMDGNVKRVFARVFGIDTFPGERRTEEAMWRRAEALLPAQGIESYTQGLMDLGATLCTRSSPDCARCPMAARCVAFATGRTKELPVRKPKKATPEKHATMLLAVHGGQVLLEQRPGAGIWGGLLSLPEVDGHVAADDDGQPPVDEDAVAQALLPFGVPESQERLNTVTHGFTHYKLHIAPVLVTLAQRAPLAADGRYVWLDVGKVAEAALPAPVKKLLVELLGATAQARMF encoded by the coding sequence ATGCATGATGCACACACTGGAAAGAACGACTTGCAGTACGAAGACCCCACTTTTTCCGCCGCGCTGATCGCGTGGCAGCAGCAGCACGGGCGCCACACGCTGCCCTGGCAAAATACCCGCGATGCCTACCGCATCTGGCTTTCCGAGATCATGCTGCAGCAGACGCAGGTGGCCGCGGTGCTCGGCTATTACGCGCGTTTCCTGGAACGCTTCCCCACCGTGCACGACCTGGCGGCCGCGCCCGTGGAGGACGTGATGGCGCAATGGAGCGGCCTGGGTTACTACACGCGCGCCCGCAACCTGCACAAGTGCGCGCAGCGCGTGGTGGCCGAGTACGGCGGCGTGTTCCCGGCCGACCCGGCCCTGCTGGCCGAACTGCCCGGCATCGGCCGCTCGACGGCCGCGGCCATCGCCGCGTTCTCGGGCGGCGCGCGGGCGGCGATCATGGATGGCAACGTCAAGCGCGTGTTCGCGCGCGTGTTCGGCATCGATACCTTCCCCGGCGAACGCAGGACGGAAGAAGCGATGTGGCGCCGTGCCGAAGCCCTGCTGCCCGCGCAGGGCATCGAATCCTATACGCAGGGGTTGATGGACCTGGGCGCCACGCTGTGCACCCGCAGCAGCCCGGATTGCGCGCGCTGCCCGATGGCGGCGCGCTGCGTGGCGTTCGCCACCGGCCGGACGAAGGAGCTGCCCGTGCGCAAGCCGAAGAAGGCAACGCCGGAAAAGCACGCGACCATGCTGCTCGCCGTGCATGGCGGTCAGGTGCTGCTGGAGCAGCGCCCGGGCGCGGGCATCTGGGGCGGCCTGCTGTCGCTGCCCGAGGTGGACGGCCACGTGGCCGCGGACGACGACGGACAGCCGCCAGTCGACGAGGATGCGGTGGCGCAGGCGCTGCTGCCGTTCGGCGTGCCCGAATCGCAGGAACGCCTGAACACCGTCACCCACGGCTTTACCCACTACAAGCTGCACATCGCGCCCGTGCTGGTCACGCTGGCGCAGCGCGCGCCGCTGGCCGCCGACGGCCGCTACGTGTGGCTCGACGTGGGCAAGGTCGCGGAGGCGGCGCTGCCGGCGCCGGTGAAGAAACTGCTGGTGGAGTTGCTGGGCGCGACCGCGCAGGCGCGGATGTTCTGA
- a CDS encoding deoxyguanosinetriphosphate triphosphohydrolase: MEEALAPYAAHSDKGRGRRHAETAHASRSQFQRDRDRIIHCTAFRRLEYKTQVFLNHEGDLFRTRLTHSLEVAQVGRSLARNLRLNEDLVEAIALAHDLGHTPFGHVGQDVLNDCMKDHGGFEHNLQSLRVVDHLEEQYGAFDGLNLMFETREGILKHCSVNNARQLGEVAQRFLDRTQPSLEAQLTNLADEIAYNSHDIDDGLRSGLITIAQLEQVDFFARLWRDVQDKYPGLTGRRAIYETLRRLITALADDLIVTSQARIAEANPQSIDDVRAAPPLIRFSDPMRQDATELKRFLRENLYRHYKVNRMRLKASRMVRELYDAFTADPQLLPPDYREPSGDVTRQARRIADYIAGMTDRYAIHVHRKLYSLEEL; encoded by the coding sequence ATGGAAGAAGCGCTCGCTCCCTACGCCGCGCATTCGGACAAGGGGCGCGGGCGCCGCCATGCCGAAACCGCGCATGCCTCGCGCAGCCAGTTCCAGCGCGACCGCGACCGCATCATCCACTGCACGGCCTTCCGCCGGCTCGAATACAAGACGCAGGTCTTCCTGAACCACGAGGGCGACCTGTTCCGCACGCGCCTTACGCACAGCCTCGAAGTGGCGCAGGTGGGCCGCTCGCTGGCGCGCAACCTGCGGCTGAACGAAGACCTGGTGGAAGCGATCGCGCTGGCGCACGACCTGGGCCACACGCCGTTCGGCCACGTGGGGCAGGATGTGCTGAACGACTGCATGAAGGACCACGGCGGCTTCGAGCACAACCTGCAAAGCCTGCGCGTGGTCGATCATCTCGAGGAACAGTACGGCGCGTTCGACGGCCTGAACCTGATGTTCGAGACGCGCGAAGGCATCCTCAAGCACTGCTCCGTCAACAACGCGCGCCAGCTGGGCGAAGTGGCGCAACGCTTCCTCGACAGGACGCAACCTTCGCTGGAAGCGCAGCTGACCAACCTGGCCGATGAAATCGCCTATAACAGCCACGACATCGACGATGGCCTGCGCTCCGGCCTGATCACGATCGCCCAGCTGGAACAGGTGGATTTCTTTGCCCGCCTGTGGCGCGACGTGCAGGACAAGTACCCGGGCCTGACGGGCCGCCGCGCCATCTATGAAACGCTGCGCCGCCTGATCACGGCGCTGGCGGACGATTTGATCGTCACGTCGCAGGCGCGCATCGCCGAAGCGAACCCGCAAAGCATCGACGACGTGCGCGCCGCGCCGCCGCTGATCCGCTTCTCCGACCCGATGCGCCAGGATGCGACCGAGCTGAAGCGCTTCCTGCGCGAGAACCTGTACCGCCACTACAAGGTCAACCGCATGCGCCTGAAGGCCAGCCGCATGGTGCGCGAACTGTACGACGCGTTCACGGCCGACCCGCAACTGCTGCCGCCGGATTACCGCGAGCCGTCAGGGGATGTCACCCGGCAGGCGCGGCGGATCGCCGACTATATCGCCGGCATGACGGATCGCTATGCGATCCACGTGCACCGCAAACTGTATTCGCTGGAAGAACTCTGA